Sequence from the Lepidochelys kempii isolate rLepKem1 chromosome 7, rLepKem1.hap2, whole genome shotgun sequence genome:
CTGCTTCATCAGCGCCTCCATTCTCACCATCTCGGTCATCAGCGTGGAGAGATATTACTACATTGTTCACCCCATGCGGTATGAGGTCAAGATGACCGTTGGGCTGGCGGTCACAGTGGTGGTCTTCATCTGGATTAAGTCGATCCTGATCACAGTCTTGGCATTAGTGGGGTGGCCTCAAGACAACGGGGCCACAAGTGCCAGTAAATGCACTGTgtcctggagccctggggcccacAAGAAGGTCTTTGTCATTGTTTTCAGCACCCTCTGCTTCTTCCTGCCTACCTTGGTCATCTTTGTTGTCTATTGCAGCATCTACAAAGTGGCCCGGATTGCCTCCTTGCAGCATGTACCCATCCCGTCTTGGACCGCTGCCCCACGGCAGCGATCGGAGTCTATTAACAGCCAAGTCACTATCATTACTACCAGAAACCTGCCTCCCAGACTGTCCCCAGAGCGGATGTTTGGAGGAGGAAAAGCTGCCATGACTGTGGTCCTCATTGTGGGTCAATTCTTGTGCTGCTGGTTGCCATTCTTCTCCTTCCATTTATTCTGCTCCATTAACTCTGTCAGCCCAGGCAGGGGCCATGGGGAGACGGTTGTCACCTGGCTTGCCTACTCCTCCTTCGCTATCAACCCTTTTTTCTATGGGTTACTGAACCGTCAGATACGGGAAGAGCTGTCTAGGCTGGGACGGAGCTGCCTCAACAGACCCTTGAGCCAGGAGCTCTGTGTCTCCAGCCCGGAGGGTTCCGTACAGGAGAACTTCCTTCAGTTCCTACAGAGGACCAGCTGCACGCTGGAGACCCGATCCAGTTATGTCAACTCCAGCCCCAGGAACACTTTGGACCAGACCATGATGGGCTTCAGAATTCCAGGCCAAATCCCAGAAGAAACCAACTGAGGAAGCACAGTGGGTTGGGGTCAACTTCATTTCCCTGCTCTCCATATCCTGGCCTTCGCTAGGAGAAGGATAGAAGCAGGGTTTCAGCTAATCCGAAGGACTCACCAACCCTTTTTTGACCTGGTGTGGGGGGGTCGGGGTTATGGCTTTGGAAGAATTTTCCTTCATCTAGAGTAAATCCAGTGAAAGGCTATTTCTGTGGCTTGGGCCGGAAATGTTGGGTCAGCCAGGTATCATGGGTGGGAGCCAAAGAGGGAGAAAGCAAGAAGGCAGGGAGCTGGAAAAGGACAAAGGCGCTCACTAGAACTAATTCTCTTCCTCTCCCAGCGTTTTCCCTGACACTGACATGTCACGAGCACCAAACTCCAGCTGCAGCATCTGAGCCATCAGGGAGGTTCTGCTTTTGCTTAGTCTTCTGGATAAATAGATCTTTTGATGGAGGTCCAGGGAGATCAAGTGATATGCCAGAGGTCACTAGTGCGTCAGTGCCTCGGTTGTGGGGGATGGAGGTAGGAGGACTTCAGGCCCCTTCTATTTCTACatcctttgctcagaccactaggcaacactgcctccctcTGGTTTAGGGCTCAGCCGTTCCAGGAATGAGGGCTAGCTGGGCAGCAGTAAATTGCCTTAATTGTGAGGGATGGGCCCTTTTAAAAAAGGGTTTGGGTTACTTCTCTGGACTCACCCTTGTGCCGGCTCATGGGATCAGAGAACAGGCCATTGATAAGGAAGCCAGACTGCAGGGTTTATCGACCCACTGAGGTATTTAGATAGCAGCCCCTCGTTCTGCAGGAGCAGAGCTTTGCTCCACAGTGATCGCTCCCAAGCTATTGCCCTCTGGGAAGGCAGGTGAAACTGACACCCAAAGCTGTGACAGGAGCCAAGTGACAGCAGTGGGTGGTAGGTGCCGGCCTGCCTTAAGGCTCCTGCAGGGCCAGACGGCCTAATCCAAAGCGAAGGCAGCTCCTTCAATGGCTGGCTGTGACAAATGCAGGTTGGCAGGGAGAAACGAAGAGAGTGAGGTGCTATTCCATGGCATGTGGGCCAAATTAATCCGTGGGGCAACACCGCTGATTTCAGGGGTGGCAAAAGAGCTAGCATGCTTTAGGTGCTATAGAAACAATAGCAGGGGATGATAACAAAGGCCGTAATACCACGACTCCCCTGATTTCATTCACGTTACACACCAGCAGTTCATTGAGCTCCCTGTctcaggtggggagggggcatttcAGGAGACCCTTCACGTGTTTCTCTGCAGAGACAGCCAGCAGTAAATGtgaagggccagatccccaaaggtatttaggctcttaactttggttgaaatcaatgggatttaggagcctaaataccttttgaggctCTGCACCTAGGTGTCCTTTATTGGGTGTCTTCCTCACCCCACCTAGCTTCAGAGgcatttgtaattattttttaagCGACCGCTAATGTCTTTTCAACAGGTGTATTTCAACAGCTGTCTATTAATAGAGGCAATGGAAGCACCAGGCTAAGaagctttgtttgttttgaaaaagaGGCAGAGtccccttttcctctcctc
This genomic interval carries:
- the GPR62 gene encoding G-protein coupled receptor 62, coding for MADRTGLNATQGLDTSSLPEVSQFQEAIGLFFMVLLNLIALVANVAVMVVILKTPLLRKFIFVCHLCLVDLLSAIFLMPLGIISSSSCFNRVIYSIAECQTLIFLNICFISASILTISVISVERYYYIVHPMRYEVKMTVGLAVTVVVFIWIKSILITVLALVGWPQDNGATSASKCTVSWSPGAHKKVFVIVFSTLCFFLPTLVIFVVYCSIYKVARIASLQHVPIPSWTAAPRQRSESINSQVTIITTRNLPPRLSPERMFGGGKAAMTVVLIVGQFLCCWLPFFSFHLFCSINSVSPGRGHGETVVTWLAYSSFAINPFFYGLLNRQIREELSRLGRSCLNRPLSQELCVSSPEGSVQENFLQFLQRTSCTLETRSSYVNSSPRNTLDQTMMGFRIPGQIPEETN